The Cohaesibacter intestini genome has a segment encoding these proteins:
- a CDS encoding thioredoxin family protein, producing the protein CKRCETTAQMMRDAAEKLGLEATIEKVTDPKEIAMAGVMSTPGISVDGKLVHSGGLPDESKLEGWLKG; encoded by the coding sequence GCTGCAAACGGTGCGAAACAACCGCTCAGATGATGCGTGATGCAGCAGAAAAGCTCGGCCTTGAAGCCACTATTGAAAAAGTCACCGATCCGAAAGAAATTGCCATGGCTGGTGTGATGTCGACACCTGGCATTTCGGTCGATGGCAAGCTGGTTCATTCTGGTGGTCTGCCCGATGAGAGCAAACTCGAAGGTTGGCTAAAAGGCTGA
- a CDS encoding IS110 family transposase → MTKKAIDALMSIGIDIGKDTFHLVGFDFDGQLVLRKKIKRLALLQTFETLPRCVVGMEACLSAHFVSRSLRKLGFKPRIIPAIYVKPFIKGQKNDYNDAEAIAEAALRPNLPTVPEKSQDQLDLQALHRVRSRLVSRRTATINQIRAFLIEQGITVRKGLRALKNSFETILEQRKDEVSPRMRKILFGLYGDWLWLDDRIEAVSKEIEEISQREENCVNVMTIPGIGPMISTAMVAAIGTGEAFDRGRDFAAWVGLVPRQYSTGGRTILGRISKRGSRYLRMLFVQAAKVILMRTNRWPDFSFGEWLTRASERMHRNKLAVALANKLARMAWSILKHKTTFDAPRNAVEIGI, encoded by the coding sequence ATGACGAAGAAAGCAATTGATGCATTGATGTCGATTGGCATCGATATCGGCAAGGACACATTCCATCTTGTTGGCTTTGATTTTGACGGCCAGCTTGTTCTGCGTAAGAAGATCAAACGACTGGCCTTGCTGCAGACCTTCGAAACTCTGCCAAGATGCGTCGTTGGCATGGAAGCGTGCCTCAGCGCTCACTTTGTCAGTCGATCCTTGCGCAAACTCGGGTTCAAACCTCGGATCATCCCTGCCATTTATGTGAAGCCCTTCATCAAGGGCCAGAAGAATGACTACAATGATGCTGAGGCCATTGCGGAGGCAGCCTTGCGGCCGAACTTGCCGACAGTGCCAGAGAAAAGCCAGGACCAGCTCGACCTGCAAGCACTCCATCGTGTCAGGTCCCGCCTGGTGTCCCGCCGGACTGCAACGATAAACCAGATCCGCGCCTTTCTGATTGAACAAGGCATCACGGTGCGTAAGGGGCTGCGGGCTTTGAAGAATTCCTTCGAAACCATTCTCGAACAGCGCAAAGATGAGGTCTCTCCCCGAATGCGCAAAATTCTGTTCGGTCTTTATGGAGACTGGCTCTGGCTCGATGACAGGATCGAGGCTGTCTCCAAAGAGATAGAAGAGATCAGTCAGAGGGAAGAGAATTGCGTCAACGTGATGACGATTCCCGGGATCGGCCCGATGATCTCGACGGCGATGGTTGCTGCGATAGGGACTGGAGAGGCTTTTGATCGAGGCCGTGATTTTGCTGCATGGGTTGGTCTGGTTCCAAGGCAATACAGCACCGGAGGTCGAACGATCCTCGGTCGAATATCCAAGAGGGGCAGCCGATATTTACGCATGCTCTTCGTTCAGGCAGCCAAGGTCATCCTGATGAGAACCAATCGATGGCCAGACTTCAGTTTTGGTGAGTGGCTAACACGAGCATCAGAACGAATGCATCGCAACAAGTTGGCTGTCGCTTTGGCCAATAAGCTGGCCCGGATGGCCTGGAGTATCCTCAAACACAAAACGACGTTTGATGCGCCAAGAAATGCGGTCGAGATTGGAATCTGA